A region from the Spirochaeta thermophila DSM 6192 genome encodes:
- a CDS encoding 30S ribosomal protein THX has translation MGKGDKKSRKGKIWRGTYGNTRPKPKNLRRRKRQQGSSS, from the coding sequence ATGGGAAAAGGTGACAAGAAGAGCAGGAAGGGCAAGATCTGGAGAGGCACCTACGGGAATACGAGACCGAAGCCCAAGAACCTGCGCAGGCGGAAGCGACAGCAGGGATCCTCCTCGTAG
- the era gene encoding GTPase Era gives MKVAVCAIVGRPSSGKSTLLNTLCGRKVAITSPVPQTTRNRIRGIVTEERGQIVFIDTPGYHQSEKKFNLFLKEQVIEALKEVDEILYLVDSTRSIGEEEHELIELVKQAGKPVVIALNKIDIPEHHAEGMVPLLKAHFPSAPIVKISAYTGEGLEDLKARLFEAAEEGPQLYPEEFYTDQEPRFRIAEIIREKAIHQTREELPHALYVEVLDVEERPDETLWARALICVERESQKGIIIGRGGEKIKTIRLQSEKELSGIFERPVRLDLRVKVVPKWRRNEGLLRRLLT, from the coding sequence ATGAAAGTCGCAGTGTGCGCCATCGTAGGGAGACCGTCGAGCGGCAAGTCGACCCTCCTCAACACCCTGTGCGGGAGGAAGGTGGCCATCACCTCCCCCGTACCCCAGACCACCAGGAACAGGATACGGGGGATCGTCACCGAGGAGCGAGGGCAGATCGTCTTCATCGACACCCCGGGCTACCACCAGTCAGAAAAGAAGTTCAACCTCTTCCTCAAAGAGCAGGTGATCGAGGCACTCAAAGAGGTCGACGAGATTCTCTACCTCGTCGACAGCACCCGGTCGATTGGTGAAGAAGAGCACGAGCTTATCGAGTTGGTCAAGCAGGCGGGAAAACCTGTCGTGATCGCCCTCAACAAGATCGATATCCCCGAACACCATGCAGAGGGGATGGTTCCCTTGCTCAAGGCCCACTTCCCTTCCGCCCCCATCGTGAAGATCTCCGCTTACACCGGTGAGGGCCTGGAGGACCTCAAAGCCAGGCTCTTCGAGGCGGCCGAAGAGGGACCACAACTCTATCCCGAGGAGTTCTACACCGATCAGGAACCTCGTTTCCGGATCGCTGAGATCATAAGGGAAAAAGCGATCCACCAGACGAGGGAAGAACTCCCCCACGCCCTCTATGTGGAAGTCCTGGACGTGGAAGAACGACCGGACGAAACGCTTTGGGCCCGAGCCCTCATCTGTGTGGAACGGGAGTCCCAGAAGGGAATCATCATAGGGAGAGGGGGGGAAAAGATAAAAACCATCAGGCTCCAGTCCGAGAAGGAACTCTCCGGGATCTTCGAACGACCGGTGAGGCTCGACCTCAGGGTCAAGGTGGTACCCAAGTGGCGGCGTAACGAGGGTCTTCTCCGTCGGCTCCTCACATAA
- a CDS encoding sugar phosphate isomerase/epimerase family protein: protein MRLGGPLFAEVRSPEEWVTLLRRWGYRAAYAPVSPEASSEEIAAYREAAERADIVIAEVGVWNNPLSRHPGERKAALDACVRALSLADELGARCCVNIGGSLGEKWDGPCADDLGEEAFDLIVETVRSIIDEVKPLRTFYTLETMPWMYPHTAESYERLIKAVDRKAFAVHFDPVNMIWSPERFFHNAEVIRDFVRRLGPWIRSCHLKDVRLQDRFLVHLEEVIPGRGNLDYRTLLSELDRLDDVPGMLEHLSTPEEYVQARDYVTQVAREIGVGL, encoded by the coding sequence ATGAGATTGGGAGGGCCTCTCTTCGCCGAAGTCCGGTCGCCGGAAGAATGGGTGACGCTCCTGAGGCGGTGGGGATACCGCGCGGCCTACGCTCCGGTCTCCCCGGAAGCCTCATCCGAGGAGATCGCGGCCTACCGGGAAGCCGCCGAACGTGCGGATATCGTGATCGCCGAGGTGGGCGTGTGGAACAATCCCCTCTCGCGACACCCCGGGGAGCGAAAGGCCGCCCTGGATGCGTGTGTGAGGGCTCTCTCCCTCGCAGACGAGCTGGGGGCCAGGTGTTGTGTGAACATCGGCGGATCTCTGGGGGAGAAGTGGGACGGCCCCTGTGCCGACGATCTCGGCGAGGAGGCCTTCGACCTCATCGTGGAGACGGTACGATCGATCATAGACGAGGTGAAGCCTCTCCGCACCTTCTACACCCTCGAGACCATGCCGTGGATGTATCCGCACACCGCTGAAAGCTACGAACGGCTCATCAAGGCGGTGGACAGAAAGGCCTTTGCGGTGCACTTCGATCCGGTGAACATGATCTGGAGCCCCGAGCGCTTCTTTCACAACGCAGAGGTGATACGCGACTTCGTGCGGAGACTCGGACCCTGGATACGATCGTGCCACCTCAAGGACGTGCGTCTCCAGGACCGGTTTCTGGTCCATCTTGAAGAAGTGATTCCCGGGAGGGGGAACCTCGACTACAGGACCCTGCTCTCCGAGCTCGATCGACTGGATGACGTCCCGGGGATGCTGGAGCACCTCTCCACCCCTGAGGAATATGTCCAGGCCCGTGACTACGTAACGCAGGTGGCCCGGGAGATAGGGGTGGGGCTGTAG
- a CDS encoding endonuclease/exonuclease/phosphatase family protein — protein sequence MGRPHLVFFLLLFRLVGVRGEEYVVATYNVENLFDAVEDGAEYDEFRPSSFWTEEKVLVRLEAVSRVVRSLDADVLILQEVENERVLGRLVSGYLADAGYRWHFLPEEEGAVHVAVLSRIPVEGVRVHALKDPRVAALRSVVEVEYRLGGEQVFLFGVHLISRAGPAWRDEIRRNQLFLIARRLEEIRRTAPGVHVLVGGDFNMEADAVETFFDRALFPQDVHSVWSMMVPGTMPPGSYWYEGRWERIDGFFFTEGLRDGVGLDVTGGEVVAFPWLLDERGRPWSWDMGTGSGYSDHLPVKVILTDLTRMK from the coding sequence ATGGGAAGGCCCCACCTCGTCTTCTTCCTGCTCCTCTTCCGGTTGGTCGGGGTCCGAGGGGAGGAGTACGTCGTAGCTACCTATAACGTGGAGAACCTCTTCGACGCGGTGGAGGATGGGGCGGAGTACGACGAGTTCCGGCCGTCCTCGTTCTGGACCGAGGAGAAGGTTCTTGTACGCTTGGAGGCAGTGAGCCGGGTGGTGCGGTCCCTCGATGCGGATGTGCTCATTCTCCAGGAAGTGGAGAACGAGCGGGTGCTCGGCCGGCTCGTCTCCGGGTATCTTGCCGATGCGGGGTACCGGTGGCACTTCCTCCCGGAGGAGGAGGGAGCGGTTCACGTGGCGGTGCTCTCCCGTATACCGGTCGAGGGCGTGAGGGTGCACGCCCTCAAGGATCCCAGGGTGGCCGCCCTCCGGAGTGTGGTAGAGGTGGAGTACCGCCTTGGGGGAGAACAGGTGTTTCTTTTCGGTGTCCATCTCATCTCCCGGGCAGGTCCTGCGTGGCGGGATGAGATTCGGCGGAACCAGTTGTTCCTCATCGCGAGACGGTTGGAGGAGATCCGCAGGACCGCGCCTGGAGTCCACGTCCTCGTGGGAGGGGATTTCAACATGGAGGCCGACGCGGTGGAGACATTCTTTGACCGCGCGCTCTTCCCGCAGGATGTCCATTCGGTGTGGAGCATGATGGTGCCCGGGACCATGCCTCCTGGATCGTATTGGTATGAGGGCCGATGGGAGCGGATCGACGGGTTTTTCTTCACCGAGGGGCTTCGAGACGGGGTGGGGCTCGATGTGACAGGAGGGGAGGTGGTGGCCTTCCCCTGGCTTCTCGATGAGAGGGGCCGTCCGTGGTCATGGGACATGGGTACGGGAAGCGGATACTCTGACCACCTCCCGGTGAAGGTCATCCTCACGGACTTGACCCGTATGAAGTAA
- a CDS encoding ATP-dependent Clp protease proteolytic subunit — protein MRFQEKDERKEQGDQQALMEKFLRTRSIILSGEVNKELVEKVVKQLLLLEQMGDEPVKVFIDSPGGDVDAGFAIFDMIRFVGVPVYTIGMGLVASAAALILLAAPKEYRLGLPNSHYLIHQPWSGMRGVATEIEIHAKEIERTRHKINQIISEETGRPLEQVEKDTDRDYWLNAGEALSYGLISRIISSGKELV, from the coding sequence ATGAGATTCCAGGAGAAGGACGAACGGAAGGAACAGGGCGATCAACAGGCTCTCATGGAGAAGTTTCTTAGGACGAGGTCGATCATCCTCTCAGGTGAGGTGAACAAGGAACTGGTGGAGAAGGTGGTGAAGCAGCTCCTTCTCCTCGAACAGATGGGTGACGAACCGGTGAAGGTCTTCATCGACTCTCCGGGAGGCGATGTGGATGCGGGGTTCGCGATCTTCGACATGATACGGTTCGTGGGAGTGCCCGTGTATACCATAGGGATGGGGCTCGTGGCGAGTGCGGCGGCCCTCATCCTCCTGGCGGCGCCGAAGGAGTACCGCCTCGGTCTCCCGAATTCCCACTATCTCATCCACCAGCCGTGGAGCGGGATGCGCGGCGTGGCCACCGAGATAGAGATCCACGCCAAGGAGATCGAGAGGACGCGACACAAGATCAACCAGATCATAAGTGAGGAGACGGGCCGGCCGCTGGAGCAAGTGGAGAAGGATACCGACAGGGATTACTGGTTGAACGCAGGCGAGGCCCTCTCCTATGGTCTCATAAGCCGTATCATCTCTTCGGGGAAGGAGCTCGTCTGA
- a CDS encoding 2-hydroxyacid dehydrogenase: MKHLPSILMYDTKPYDREFFESVNQRYGFTIKYLSDRLTEDNAILAKGYDAVCLFVNDYVTPKVAEVFASAGVKLIALRCAGYNNIDLPSVYGKIHVVRVPAYSPHAVAEHTVALLLALNRKVHRAYWRTREFNFSLTGLMGFDLHGKTAGIIGTGQIGRLVAQILGDGFGMRILLHDPYPAGEWAASHGFSYVPLETLYRESDVISLHCPLTPQTIHLINDESLSLMKKGVFIVNTGRGKLIDTKALIQALKRGHIGAAGLDVYEEETEYFFEDHSDTHIQDDVLARLLTFPNVLVTSHQAFFTREALTNIAETTLKNIDDFFSGRSLENEICYQCDKASCRKKETGRCF, encoded by the coding sequence ATGAAGCACCTGCCATCGATCCTCATGTACGACACGAAACCCTACGACCGTGAGTTTTTCGAGAGCGTGAACCAACGCTATGGATTCACCATAAAGTATCTCTCCGATCGCCTCACGGAGGACAACGCGATCCTCGCCAAGGGCTATGACGCGGTCTGTCTCTTCGTGAACGACTATGTGACCCCAAAGGTCGCCGAGGTCTTCGCCTCGGCGGGAGTGAAGCTCATCGCCCTTAGATGTGCAGGGTACAACAACATCGATCTCCCTTCGGTCTACGGGAAGATCCACGTGGTCCGCGTTCCTGCCTACTCCCCTCACGCGGTGGCGGAGCACACCGTGGCGCTCCTCCTCGCCCTCAACCGGAAGGTCCACCGGGCCTACTGGAGGACCAGGGAGTTCAACTTCAGCCTCACCGGGCTGATGGGGTTCGACCTCCACGGCAAGACGGCCGGCATCATCGGGACGGGCCAGATAGGACGCCTCGTGGCTCAGATACTCGGAGACGGATTCGGCATGCGCATCCTCCTCCACGACCCCTATCCGGCCGGGGAATGGGCCGCCTCACACGGGTTTTCCTACGTGCCTCTCGAGACGCTCTACCGCGAATCCGACGTGATCTCGCTCCACTGTCCCCTCACCCCCCAGACTATCCACCTGATCAACGACGAGAGCCTCTCTCTCATGAAAAAGGGAGTTTTCATCGTCAACACCGGCCGGGGCAAACTCATCGACACAAAGGCCCTCATCCAGGCCCTCAAACGAGGGCACATCGGTGCGGCGGGACTCGACGTGTACGAAGAGGAGACCGAATACTTCTTCGAGGACCACTCCGACACCCACATCCAGGACGACGTGCTCGCCAGGCTCCTCACCTTTCCCAACGTCCTGGTCACGAGCCATCAGGCCTTCTTCACCCGTGAGGCCCTCACCAACATCGCGGAGACCACCCTCAAGAACATCGACGACTTCTTCAGCGGTCGATCTCTCGAGAACGAAATCTGCTATCAGTGTGACAAGGCATCGTGCCGGAAGAAGGAGACCGGACGCTGCTTCTAG